DNA sequence from the Neospora caninum Liverpool complete genome, chromosome VIIa genome:
aagagTTGTGAAGAACTGAGGCGTAAGTGGAACGGCGCGAGGTCGATTTGCAGTGTGAGCGGATGCGGCCTGCGCGCCTCAAGAACGCGATGGCGCTGGTGCTTCTCgagttcctttttcttccgcttttgtTGCAGAAGAAGTAACACTTGTTGGTCGAGATGATGCTGGACCATCTCACGCCGCAACTTGTCGAGTTCCGCAGGTGCGAGTGTGTCTTCCAAATGCTTCTGCAGGCTCGCCGGAAGGCTCGGCAAGTcgcccgtcgcctctgcgaTCTGTGCCCGCGACTGCCGATACAGTTCACGCTCGTCGTCGCTATCTTCCAGGGCTgaagtgtctccgctgtAGTGCCCGGTTCCGAGCGAGGCAGCTTTCCCCACGTCCATTCCAACCGTGTGCTCTCTTTCACCGTCGGGCCATGCGTCACAGCTGTCTTTCCAGGTGAGTAACCCGCTGCCGGAGCTCCGTGGGTCACCACAGAAAGAATGTCGTACACGCTGGTAAGTTGCCTCACGAGTTAGGCTGCCGCATTGACGCGCCGTACCCGCCCCCTCGTCTGTCCAGGGCTCAtcgcgccgctcgcccctGGCGTCtaagagagacaggggaagcgAAAAATGAATCTCACAGCCCCACCTATGGACCACCGGCTGTTCGGCGCGACCCCTCGTGACATGCCGCCGCTGTCGACAGTGCCTGCCTGGCtccacgcatgcgcgcggTGTCGCCCCGCAGCGGTCGATGGACTGCTCCCAAGCCGTACCCTTGGCCGAGTGCCACGGGGCATCTGCTCCTGGTGGCTGCTCACTTCCACCACCGTCTGCGGCCTTGTCCCCCCGTTGAGACAGCGACGGCTCGTGCGCCGTCCTCCTGTTGTGCATGCTCACAGGGTCAGACAGCCGCGCGGACGGGGCatcaggagacgcgagaagggacgCGGACGAGGCCGACGCGGGAGAATGCGAGCGCTGACCTCCACCggccccgtcttctccagttGCAGCGGTGGAACCGCGGCgcggcagcgacggcgagggcgcaGCGGtcggcgccgcagcggcgtcTGCTTGCGCCGAGGGACATCCTGCCTGAATCTGGGGGAGCGCGCAAGCAGACGCCGAGGGCACCGCGTTTTGTCCCAGACCCGCAGGGGTACTCAGAGAATGCGACGAGACGGACGAGTCGTTTGAGCACTCTCCAGGGTGCATCGCGTCTCCGGCAAGCacccctcgcgtttctgtgtGGGTTGAGCATTGGAAGTCTGGCAACGGAACGAGAGATGACGACGGCGCTGCACAGGCTGCAAGGCGTTCAACACTGAGACCTGTGGACACGCCTCCTGCCGTAGGTGCGAAATGACACTCAGgcgacacagacgcgcaCAGAGAAGATGCTCTCGGACGATTCGTGGGCAGACCAGGCCCAGCGGATGCAGTGCACCACCGGCATCCCGACGACGACTCCGTGGAGGCCGCGTGTGCCTCCTGACTTTCAACGCAGATCGTAAGATCCTTGACGCGCAAGAGCCGATGCAAAACGAGATTTTCTTGGGTgcctgcgcctgcgtcgtgTGAGCGTCCCTCACCACTGGCACTTCTGGACACGCCTGCgagccgcgtctcctcggcggAGACATCACGCGGCTTAAGAGAAGCCGCAGGCTGCTGAAACTTTAAAAGAGCCAGAAGGGGATGAGGCGTCCCCGCCTGGTTCGCAGGCGGGATCGGCGTGGGACGCTCGCTTCCGGACACTGCGGAGATCCCGCCTGCATTCTTGACCGACGAAGCGAGGGGCGGCGACGGAAGGGGTAGCGGATTCGCAGCCTTGTCGCTCGGCTGAAGGAGAAGCAGCCCCACAGACAGCGACGCACTGTGGGGGCCGTCGTCGTAGCGAATAACGGCGTTGCTAATACGAATGGCGGTGTTCGACAAAATCGAGGCCAAAATCGACTTTACCCACGAGTCGCTCCCTCCTGAAGATTTCTTCGGATCcgacgcagacgacgaagcggTGCAAGAAGGGACCGACGGCGGGGAAGAGCCTGACGAGGACGtaaagggaagagagggacggccACGCTGGCtagggcgaggagacgtcGCTGCGGGCGAGGGCCGGTCGCTGTCGGAttcccgtcgccgccgtcgccctcgtggACTCGCGCTCGGCGAAGCAACGGTCGACTGTATTTCCCCACTTGCTGCCCGTGGCTCGGACAGGGAAACTTCATCGTGCTCTTGATACGAAATCGGGGTTGCTCCTTGGGAGCTGGCGGCGGTTAACGCAGGGCCGTGGGCGGGTCGGCGGCGTGGAGAAACCGCTTCGGATGCGTTGCGTCGACGGCGCAGGACGACTTGTATAAGGTCAAGATGAATTATGACATTCTCCGTTCGAAGGCTCTGCCACGGAATGCAGAGGCGGCATTCCTTGATGCCGCCGTACACCAGTCTGCGaagcgaggacagagaggaaaccagGAAAACGTTTGACAGTAGACACGTATGAGCAGAAGTGATTCGACGGAATCTGCCAGCACGTGTATCTACAGAACCTGCCGTCAGCGGTCGTGTTGAGATTTGAAAGGGAGCCCGCCCAGATGTGCACACCGAGCATCGACAACGCAGCGTAAGCACTGCAACGCGACCGACGATGGAAAAACatgcgttcttctccgcggcAACAGTGCTGGGGGTACACACAACAGAAACCAGACGCCACCCTCCACCCTAGTCGTTTTTGGTGTCCGCACAGTTGTCTGATAAGGTGATGCATTCCAACCGCACGAGTACAGAAACTGAAGTGCCGACGTTTTGCCGGTATCAGTTTTTGAGCTCCGCCGTTTGCAGCAGGCAGCCGCCGCCCTTCTGGAAGCCCATACTGGGGAGGCAGGGAGACAAAATCCAAGGCAGCCCCGGACAAAGGGTACCACCGGTAACCTTTCGCCGAGGTTGAGTCTCCGGTTTCAGTTTTTTCACGTACTCGAGTTGGTGGGCTTCAGGTCCTCCGAGTTTTTCCAGGATGTCGGGCTTCAGCTGGAGATCTCGCAGCACGACGTCGCCGCCCCAAAGCGACACCTCTCCCGTGCTGACGTCTTCTACGTAGCTGCTGAGATACTTGTGGAGAACGCGACTCAACAGGCTCCCCAACATCTTctgcacagagaaggcacTGCGCGCTGTCCCTGCTCCGAGGGATCATGCGTCGAGGCGGCCGCCACCGGATTCTTCGCGCCAGGCACTGGTGGTGTCTCGACTAAAACAGCAGCGTTAAAGGGTCCGTCGCTTCTTGACCGACAGAAAGGAGGTCATGAAGCGGACGAACAAACAAAAGCGGGAATCCCTGGTTGTTAACAAAGAAGGTTCCTGGTGGCCCAGGAGAAACAATGAGGAGACATTCCGCCACATCTACGATGAACACATGAAAACAAGTCGGGGCGGAATATCCCCTTTGATCTCGATCGCGCGAGGCCGGAAACAGTCCGAACAACGGCGAGCGTGACGTCGAGTGAcgtcgaggaaggaaggcaaAAAACTGGACACTCCTTGgtcgagggaagaggaaactgGCAGCTGAGCTCATACTGAACTGGAGCCAAGTGACCTCTGTAGCTACACGACGAAACCCAAGGCAGACTGGCGAGGAGGAAATAAGGAAAACTGGTAAAGCaacgcgaaacagagagacgagcaaaAGCTCGCCAGCGTGAGCATGTGGGTATTGGAAACACAGAACAAGATGTTCCGTGCAGTGGAAGGATTGTTAATAAAAGTGCAACTTTTTGTTGTTTGCACGCACACGAGGGTTGTCTTCATGCTGACTTCCCGAACCGTCGACCTAGCACAAGACGGTAATCCTCACTGGCAGGGGTGAGCCGGATCAGGAAAGATCCTGAAAGAGCAGAACGGAACACCTTCcaacgaagaggagaagacgaagaaggaggtGTTACGGGGTATTTGCCTCCAGAGGCCTCTTTTCACTTTCACTGGAACCGCTCAGGAAAGCCCGTTGCCATGACCCTCcaacgctgcatgcgcctcgcaGTTTGTGTcaccgagagacaggagccgaTGCATCTACAGGGTTGTACCCGGCATCAACTGGGCCAGGATCCTCAACACACGACGGCAGAAAACTTCGTCTTTCCCCTATTCCTTTCGCTTCCAGTGAGTTTCCCGCCGTCGGAACTAGATCCTCTTTCTAATGGCCAGGGCTTTTCTGCGAGTTGTGTCTCGCAAAGGGGGGTGAGACACAAGCGGTCGCGCGGGAGACAAGCCTGTGAGGCATTCGGCGCCGTGGGTTAACACATAAGAACGATGCAAAATCTTGCTGCAGCAGCCTGGCTGCTTGGGCGGATGCACGTAGCACTTTGGAGACGATTTACCTAGGTTCTCGCCCCGTACGGAGCCGTCCTGAACTCACGTCTCGTGAAAACCTGTCCAGCGGGCCTTGGCGGTCTCCGCCTATCATTCAGTGATTCAACCAGGATAGCGTTTCCGCACTAATGTGATTTCCCCGGTATCTGCCCAGCAGCAATTCGCGCTGTGGACATGAGTTGTTCCAGAAAAGCTTGCAATATTTCGATTCGGCGTTTCTCTGAAAGTAGCAAGGGATGGGCCAGCAGCAGGATAGAGCTCCACGGACAGTGGAAACGTGGTCTTCACGGGAACCGTAAGCATGTTTCAGAACATTGGGTAAGTGCCAGTATTGCAGAAAGCATGCTCTGTTATCAACAGAGCGGAGGAGGTTTCCTTGAGACCTGAAGTAGGCGTCCGCTGTATCCCGTCATGTCAGCAGAGTGAGGCATTCGTGCCTACTTGATGGCGCATCTAAAACATGCCGCGTGAACTGGCACCGCGTGATCAGCCTCGCTCTCTATTGTTGGACGAACAGGGTTGTTTCACAGGTGCTAATTTGTTGATTTGCATTTGCTCGAAAGTGACACCTACAGAAAGGTTGCCCTCAACATCTTCTGTCGTCACGGGTATTCTATCTCTCACCACTGCAGAGCAACAATCGTACCGTTCACTCTTTCAGACACAGACTTGCCATATAGGTTGCCCCACGTAACGAGCAGCCTCCGACAAGACAGCGGAAGCTTTCCACGCTGATAGATCCACTGCTCCATTCTCTCTGAATGGGGGCATAAATTGACAGAGGCTACGATCACTATGAACCTAAGGTACAGACAGTACTTGCTACACCATAACACGCGTGGCTAAAGCGATATCCGAAAGGAGAGCCCTGGCTTTTCTCTCTACAACGCTTTGAGGATTGCCTAGCGCCTGACCATCGTAGCGCGTGCTGCGGCAGCCCCTCGACGGCCCATTTGCGACTGCTAACCTGATCGCGAACCCTCCATGCTTGCTGGTATCTCCGTACCCTGCCTCTACCTACTACTCCGCATCTACAGTGTTTGTTGCAGCATAAGGCTATAGCCCTGAGTACACCACAGCAGCGATCAAGCTTCGATCGCCAGCGTGAAGGTGAGCATTTCGGCACACGCTCTTGAACAAACGGCGGCGCTGTGCGTTACCCAGACACGAAACCACTCCTCGAGGACGCGCAAGTACACTAGAAATCCTTCCCCTTGGGATGCCAAGTCTAGCACCCTGTGCATCGAAAAAGCTAAGCAATTCGGCATCATCCAAATGAAGCGGTACCCTCATAGGGCGACCGCTGAAGTTCCCTAGCATCACCGTTGCTGAGCGTCTAGATTCCCAGGAGTACCCACCTCGCTCTCAAGCCTTGACGTGTTTCTTGGGCCCTCGCGGCGACATCAATGGAGACGTACTGCCGTTGTGAGCGCCGCGGATATCTTTCTCGACTATCTCTGGGAACAAGTGAGCGTAGTAAATGCGAAGGCCGCTAACATGCTTCTATCGACGAAGCCGGTGCGACGAACCGAAGGGATACGAGTCtagggaaagcgagaggcatTCGTGAGGGATCCGAGCACCTGGACAAGGCACTCGTGAAAGAGGAAAATGACTCGAGCTTGAAGAATATCGGACCACTAATCCATCTGGAATGTATCAGCGCTCTGCCTTTCGCACCAATTGATCTACCAGGCAAATTCGCTAAGACGTGATATGTGCTCCGCAAAGCAGCAACATATCGAAGCGACCCATACGGCGAATTGCCATCGCCACATTCTCCGAAGATAGACAGTGAAACCAGTTAGACGTGAAGTTTCTAGCAAGCAGGATAGGATCGGCACCCGTCACTTCCTAACAGCAGCCGCACGTGCGACAACATCGCTTCCACCTCGGGCGTACTTTTTCCGCCAAACACCCCGAATCAACATCTGTTTCGTTTCACTGCAACTGCCTCACAGACATTCCCACGGGAGATCGGATCAGACCGCTGAACACGCCACAGACGCCTCCAGTGGGAGAGCCAGGAAGAGCGCCGTCCCGGACAGTTGAGAAGAGATAGAGTACGACGACAGCCCGTCACAAGCGTTTAATAACCGGGTCCTCccttgctcttcttctccgctccgAGCTCGAAGCTCTTGCATCGCTTGATGGGCAACAGACGCTTGGTTTTGCATTTCGTGCACTCCTGCAGCACACCACACAGATGCGCAAAAGGGCACAATGCATTTGAGAGAcgccgtcgcttcttttccaATAACGCACACTTCGCTGGCATACTACATAACCAATTCGTAACGCATCAACTGCGTAACCCAGCGTCTGAAGAACACCTCTCCATCAGTGCTGCCAGCAAAAGTCTAGGCACCGCAGCTTGTGGGGGGTGCATAGGCTTCAGTTCGGCACCACGCGTTCCGTCAGACGTCAAATGTTAGAAAAACCCGCATTCACACTCAGAGCACGCAGGCGATTCAGGTGATCTTATATCACTCGGTCACGCTGCCAACctgcgacagagaggaaaaactcCACTCTATAGCAGAAACCGGCCAGATTGCACACCGCACATAGACACGCGCGTCCAACTGCTTTTacgcaaaaaaaaacagtTTTGAGGAGGGCGGCAGCAAGACTCCTAGTGTGAGGCAACACGGACGCTTCGCCGCGGTCTAAAGCGCTTCGTATTTGCCGCTACAGACGCGTCAGTCCCGTTCCTTCATTCATGAGCGACCGACGCGGAGGGTCGGCGAACGGGAAAAACGTGTCCATTCGACTTAGAGAACGGGCCTAGCAGCCGGGGAAATACCGgcgcccttcctcgcccAGATAACCCGCCGAGGAAACCGCAGGCTGTCCCCTCTCCCATCAACCGCTTTCACGAATCCGCCAGGGACCGCAAGAAGAGACGTACAAGCTTGAGGACGATCTTCTTGGtggtcttcgccttcttcctaAAAATGGGCTTCGTCTGACCACCAAAACCCTTCTGCTTGCGATCGTAACGGCGTTTCCCCTGCACGACAAGGGagtcctttcccttcttgtACTGCGACACCTTGTGGGGCTGGTGCTTGCGGCACTTGGGCCCCTTGCAGAAGGTATTGCGGAGCTTTGGAACATTCACCATCTTGCCGGCACTGCTCCCCGAAATCTCCACGAAAGCGATaaaaaaacagacgcaaaCGGGGCAAGAGGAAAAGATGAAGCACCACCACACAGTTTTCACGCACCCCGTGCAATGCCTCCATGCTCTCTCGAAAATACGCGACTCGTTCGTaccgtccctctctctcgcagtaCGTGGACAGCGCATGCTGAGCCGGAGGGAAAAAATCGATGGCATGCATGTCGGCTAATAGACGGTCCACCCGTTCGTGTCTCCCCTAGCATGAGAAAAGGAGACCAgatgcgtgtctctctgacGGCTTGTGTTTTGgggctgctctctctctggctaTTTAGAGTCTCTGCGCGGTTGCCTCGACGACGTTGATTTCTCCGCGCCGTTTCACCCGAAAGACCAGACCAGCTGGCGGCAGTGTGCAGCCGGCACGACCTTGTGTACACACGGAGCGCTGAAAAAACGGATTGGCGGTTCGCACctgtcctcgttctcgcggCGGACGTGTCCCCGCCTCTCCACACCTTTTGGCAAGACACAGCGTCACCAGGGAGCGAACGATCTGTTCCCCACTCCACCTGTCCTAAAGATCCGCTCCTGTCCCTGAGCTGGGCCGCCACTCACGGGTTCCGCTCCTCTCGAAACGTGCTCCGCCCGTGGCAACCAGAGCTGTGTTCGCAGGAATagggctctctctcttcgtcccggGATTCCAAGAGTCTCCTTTCCCATGCGCCT
Encoded proteins:
- a CDS encoding putative ribosomal protein L41 is translated as MVNVPKLRNTFCKGPKCRKHQPHKVSQYKKGKDSLVVQGKRRYDRKQKGFGGQTKPIFRKKAKTTKKIVLKLECTKCKTKRLLPIKRCKSFELGAEKKSKGGPGY